A DNA window from Parabacteroides johnsonii DSM 18315 contains the following coding sequences:
- a CDS encoding DUF4861 domain-containing protein: MKKIFSLLLAASAFACTQEKVVEITISNPSATDRTNEITEITSDAVAKLKGETFVISDNTGSQVPYQVTYDNKIIFPVSVKGGENVTYKITPGTPEAFKTIACGKQYPERVDDVAWENDRIAFRTYGPALQATGEKAYGCDIWVKCVSEPIVDMRYKTELDPETRAKISELRKTDPKAAQQLAESVSYHIDHGNGLDYYKVGPTLGAGTSALLANDSIVYPYCYKDYQILDNGPLRFTVKLVYHPLTVKGNDNVIETRVISLDAGSQMNKYTITYDNLTEATPVVTGIVLHEPSEDYQADAAKGYIAYADPADPVNGQIYVAAVFPEKVNEAKAVIFSDKEKAERGADGHVLAYSTYSPGNSYTYYSGAGWSKWGFENSGKWFEYVQKFAQNLKEPLTVTIK; the protein is encoded by the coding sequence ATGAAAAAGATTTTCAGCTTATTGTTAGCGGCCTCCGCGTTTGCGTGCACGCAGGAGAAAGTGGTCGAGATAACCATCAGCAATCCGTCTGCCACAGACCGCACGAACGAAATCACCGAAATCACATCTGACGCCGTTGCCAAACTGAAGGGTGAGACATTCGTCATTTCAGACAATACGGGCTCACAAGTTCCCTATCAGGTAACGTATGACAACAAGATCATCTTCCCGGTTTCCGTCAAAGGTGGCGAAAACGTGACCTATAAGATCACTCCGGGAACACCTGAAGCCTTCAAAACAATTGCCTGTGGTAAACAATATCCCGAACGTGTGGACGATGTTGCCTGGGAAAACGATCGCATCGCCTTCCGCACCTACGGTCCGGCCCTGCAAGCTACCGGCGAGAAAGCTTATGGTTGCGACATTTGGGTAAAATGTGTATCCGAACCGATCGTCGACATGCGTTACAAAACCGAACTGGATCCGGAAACAAGAGCTAAGATCTCAGAACTGCGTAAGACCGATCCAAAAGCAGCACAGCAATTAGCCGAATCAGTTTCCTATCATATCGATCATGGTAACGGATTAGATTATTATAAGGTAGGCCCGACATTAGGAGCCGGCACTTCCGCCCTATTGGCAAACGACTCTATTGTCTATCCGTATTGCTACAAAGACTATCAGATTTTAGACAACGGTCCGCTGCGTTTCACCGTAAAGCTGGTTTACCATCCTCTGACCGTGAAAGGCAATGACAATGTAATCGAAACCCGCGTGATCTCTCTCGACGCAGGTTCCCAGATGAACAAATACACAATCACTTACGACAACCTGACCGAAGCGACTCCGGTTGTGACCGGTATCGTTTTGCATGAGCCGAGCGAAGACTACCAGGCCGATGCTGCAAAAGGCTACATTGCCTATGCCGATCCTGCCGATCCTGTAAACGGACAAATTTATGTAGCGGCCGTATTCCCGGAAAAGGTCAACGAAGCTAAAGCCGTCATATTCTCTGACAAAGAAAAGGCTGAACGCGGTGCAGACGGCCATGTTTTAGCTTACAGTACCTATAGCCCTGGTAACAGCTATACATATTATAGTGGTGCCGGTTGGAGCAAATGGGGGTTTGAAAACTCCGGCAAATGGTTCGAGTATGTACAGAAATTCGCACAAAATCTGAAAGAGCCGTTGACTGTAACAATAAAATAA
- a CDS encoding beta-N-acetylhexosaminidase produces the protein MKKYKLITCMLLFAGYLSAQNNLSALLPMPNQVKQIDSKKDFIISDKTTIQTNLPEEAFCIAELKNILQERTGKTPTLSSYGSSNSSIHLMVDPSIKGDEHYLLSVSEETVTIKGATQGAILYGLMTLDQILLGDVCRTLSGKIAPVEIDDQPRFGYRSLMLDPARHFLPPEDVKFYIDQMVRYKYNVLQLHLTDDQGWRIEIKKHPRLTEKGEFYTQEELKDLVHYAAERNVQIIPELDIPGHTVAVLDAYPELGCSHTDTIPKIVGETVNLMLCANNDKVYSLYKDILTEVASIFPAPYIHLGGDEAIIETNWGKCEHCQSLMKQLGYTKPTELMNYFFGKILPVVRENGKKPMLWCELDNIRMPAHEYLFDYPKDAVLITWRYGLTPLCMELTARHGNTLIMAPGEYTYLDYPQYKNDFPEFNNWGMPVTTLETAYQFDPGYGLPASQQAHIAGVNGTLWAEAMPDINRVTYMTYPRGLALAEAGWTQMEHRDWESFKKRIYPNLSELMKRGVSVRVPFEIVRYPQKR, from the coding sequence ATGAAAAAGTACAAACTCATCACATGCATGTTGCTGTTTGCCGGATACTTGTCGGCACAGAACAATTTATCAGCATTACTTCCGATGCCGAACCAAGTCAAACAAATCGATAGTAAGAAAGATTTTATCATAAGTGATAAAACAACCATACAAACGAATCTGCCGGAGGAAGCCTTTTGCATTGCAGAACTAAAAAATATCCTACAGGAAAGAACAGGGAAAACACCAACCCTATCCTCTTACGGCTCAAGCAATTCCTCCATTCACCTCATGGTGGATCCATCAATCAAAGGGGATGAGCATTACCTATTATCCGTATCCGAGGAAACCGTTACCATAAAAGGAGCAACACAAGGTGCCATCCTATACGGACTTATGACTTTAGATCAGATCCTGTTAGGAGATGTATGCCGGACTTTATCGGGAAAGATCGCGCCAGTCGAAATCGACGATCAACCCCGTTTCGGCTACCGTTCATTGATGTTAGACCCGGCACGTCATTTCCTGCCGCCCGAAGATGTGAAGTTCTATATCGATCAGATGGTACGATATAAATATAATGTATTGCAACTACACCTGACAGATGACCAAGGCTGGCGTATCGAAATAAAGAAACATCCCCGGCTGACCGAAAAAGGAGAATTTTATACACAGGAAGAATTAAAGGATTTAGTACATTATGCGGCCGAACGGAATGTTCAGATCATCCCGGAACTGGATATTCCCGGGCATACGGTAGCCGTACTGGATGCTTATCCCGAATTAGGTTGCAGCCATACCGACACCATACCCAAGATTGTCGGCGAAACCGTCAATCTTATGCTTTGTGCCAATAACGACAAAGTCTATTCCTTATATAAGGATATCTTGACAGAAGTAGCCTCCATCTTCCCCGCTCCCTATATCCATTTGGGAGGAGATGAAGCGATCATCGAGACGAATTGGGGTAAATGTGAACACTGCCAATCACTTATGAAGCAGTTGGGTTATACGAAACCAACCGAGTTGATGAACTACTTCTTCGGCAAAATCCTACCGGTCGTGCGTGAAAATGGTAAAAAACCAATGTTATGGTGCGAACTGGACAATATCCGTATGCCGGCACACGAATACCTGTTCGACTATCCGAAAGACGCAGTCTTGATAACCTGGCGTTACGGCCTGACACCGTTATGCATGGAACTAACTGCACGTCACGGAAATACGCTGATTATGGCACCAGGAGAATACACGTATCTCGATTATCCGCAATATAAGAACGATTTTCCTGAGTTCAACAACTGGGGAATGCCGGTCACTACGCTGGAAACCGCTTACCAGTTCGATCCGGGCTACGGTCTGCCTGCCAGCCAACAAGCTCATATCGCAGGTGTCAACGGAACATTGTGGGCAGAAGCGATGCCGGACATCAACCGCGTCACCTATATGACGTACCCCCGCGGCCTGGCACTTGCCGAAGCCGGATGGACACAGATGGAACATCGCGATTGGGAATCATTCAAGAAACGCATATACCCGAACCTGTCGGAACTGATGAAACGTGGCGTTTCCGTCCGAGTACCTTTCGAGATCGTCCGTTATCCACAAAAGAGATAA
- a CDS encoding PhoH family protein gives MGAKKNFVLDTNVILHDYKCIENFQENDIYLPIVVLEELDKFKKGSDQINYNAREFVRELDTLTSNDLFLKGASLGPGKGTLHVVTGDKYQEKIYQSFPEKTADHRILSCTLSVAEAEKDRKVKTILVTKDVNLRMKARSLGIEVEDYITDKVINVDIFERAQDTYENIDPDLIDKMYASPDGIDANLFDIKSKLEPNECFILKSVRNSVLARYNPFTNKFKKVEKGSNYGIQPRNAEQSFAFEVLNDPDVKLIGLTGKAGTGKTLLALASALKQANVYKQILLARPIVALANKDLGFLPGDEKQKVAPYMQPLFDNLNVIKGQFAPGGSDARKIDDLQKNGQLVIEALAFIRGRSLSETFCIIDEAQNLTPHEIKTIITRAGEGTKMVFTGDIQQIDSPYLDAQSNGLAYMVDKMKGQELFAHINLIKGERSQLSELASDLL, from the coding sequence ATGGGAGCAAAGAAAAATTTTGTGCTTGACACGAATGTCATATTGCACGATTACAAGTGTATTGAGAACTTTCAGGAGAATGATATTTATCTTCCGATCGTCGTGTTGGAAGAGTTGGATAAGTTTAAAAAGGGGAGCGACCAGATTAACTACAACGCCCGCGAGTTTGTGCGCGAGTTGGACACGTTAACCAGTAATGATCTCTTTTTAAAAGGGGCCTCGCTTGGGCCGGGTAAAGGTACTTTGCACGTGGTAACCGGTGACAAATATCAGGAAAAGATTTATCAGTCGTTCCCGGAAAAGACCGCGGACCATCGTATTTTGTCCTGTACGTTGTCGGTTGCAGAGGCGGAAAAAGACCGGAAGGTGAAAACCATTCTGGTGACGAAGGATGTGAACCTGCGTATGAAAGCGCGTTCATTGGGTATCGAAGTGGAAGATTATATAACCGATAAGGTTATTAATGTGGATATTTTCGAACGTGCGCAAGATACTTATGAAAATATAGATCCGGATCTGATCGATAAGATGTATGCTTCGCCTGACGGCATCGATGCCAATCTGTTCGATATAAAGTCGAAACTGGAGCCGAACGAATGTTTTATTTTAAAGAGTGTACGTAATTCTGTCCTGGCCCGTTATAATCCGTTCACCAATAAATTCAAGAAAGTGGAAAAAGGCAGTAACTATGGTATTCAGCCCCGTAATGCGGAACAGAGTTTTGCTTTTGAAGTGCTGAATGATCCGGATGTAAAACTTATCGGGCTGACGGGAAAGGCCGGAACCGGTAAAACCTTGTTGGCTTTGGCATCTGCATTGAAACAGGCGAATGTTTATAAACAGATTCTGCTGGCACGTCCTATCGTTGCTTTAGCAAATAAGGATTTAGGATTCTTGCCTGGCGATGAGAAGCAGAAGGTGGCTCCTTATATGCAGCCCTTGTTTGATAATTTGAATGTGATTAAGGGGCAGTTTGCACCCGGTGGATCGGACGCCCGTAAGATAGATGATTTGCAAAAGAACGGACAACTTGTGATTGAAGCATTAGCCTTCATCCGCGGTCGAAGTCTTTCGGAAACGTTTTGTATTATCGATGAGGCGCAGAATCTGACTCCGCATGAGATTAAAACGATTATCACCCGTGCGGGCGAAGGAACGAAAATGGTATTTACAGGGGATATCCAGCAGATCGACTCTCCTTATCTGGATGCACAGAGCAATGGTCTTGCTTATATGGTTGATAAAATGAAAGGGCAAGAATTGTTTGCCCACATCAATCTGATCAAGGGAGAGCGTAGCCAATTGTCCGAATTAGCTTCCGATTTACTCTGA
- a CDS encoding cupin domain-containing protein has translation MEKSFEKGIVLDLKSLIDYSEGGVISRQLIKSAAGNITLFSFDKGEGLSEHTAPFDALVQILEGTAEITVNGNKFTVGKGESIVFPVNAPHAVFAVERFKMLLTMIKG, from the coding sequence ATGGAAAAGTCTTTTGAAAAAGGAATTGTGTTGGATTTGAAGTCCCTGATCGATTATTCGGAGGGAGGAGTCATTAGTAGGCAATTGATTAAAAGTGCTGCCGGTAATATCACTTTATTCTCTTTTGACAAGGGAGAGGGGTTAAGTGAACATACAGCCCCGTTTGATGCGTTGGTTCAGATTTTGGAGGGAACGGCAGAAATTACTGTAAACGGAAATAAGTTTACCGTTGGAAAAGGGGAAAGCATTGTTTTTCCTGTTAATGCACCTCATGCCGTGTTTGCCGTTGAACGGTTCAAGATGTTACTTACCATGATAAAAGGATAA
- a CDS encoding YecH family metal-binding protein — translation MEQLHAHEVLHMMEGNSYTEASLKEAIVEKFGKDQLFYACSAENMNVDALIEFLKQKGKFMPLNDGFTVDVTKVCNH, via the coding sequence ATGGAACAGTTACATGCTCATGAAGTCCTTCATATGATGGAAGGAAACAGTTATACGGAAGCCTCTTTGAAAGAAGCTATCGTAGAGAAGTTTGGAAAAGATCAGCTTTTTTATGCTTGTTCGGCTGAGAATATGAATGTGGATGCGTTGATCGAGTTTCTTAAACAAAAAGGTAAATTTATGCCTTTGAACGACGGTTTTACGGTTGATGTGACAAAAGTTTGTAATCATTAA
- a CDS encoding DUF456 domain-containing protein — protein sequence MDILLIILGILCLLTGLAGCFLPVLPGPPVSYAGLLLLHFTDKIHFSTTHLILWALLVIIVQVLDYVTPMLGTKYSGGGKWGNWGCVIGTIAGLFVFPPWGVLIGPFAGAVIGELLGGKKSVEAFKAGVGAFVGFLFSVVVKVSVCGYFIYCFVAALF from the coding sequence ATGGATATCCTTCTTATTATTCTGGGGATACTTTGTTTGCTGACCGGGCTGGCAGGTTGTTTCTTGCCTGTATTGCCCGGTCCGCCTGTTTCTTATGCAGGCTTGTTGCTTTTACACTTTACGGACAAAATCCATTTCAGTACTACACATTTGATTTTATGGGCTTTGCTGGTCATTATTGTCCAGGTGCTGGATTATGTGACGCCTATGTTGGGTACAAAATACAGTGGAGGCGGTAAATGGGGGAATTGGGGATGTGTGATCGGAACGATTGCCGGTCTTTTCGTTTTTCCTCCCTGGGGCGTGCTGATCGGTCCGTTTGCAGGAGCTGTAATCGGCGAGTTGCTTGGGGGAAAGAAGTCTGTCGAAGCCTTTAAAGCCGGGGTAGGGGCTTTTGTTGGTTTTCTGTTCAGTGTGGTGGTGAAAGTGTCGGTTTGTGGCTATTTTATCTACTGCTTTGTTGCGGCTCTATTTTAA
- a CDS encoding PaaI family thioesterase produces the protein MKKIINPWEGLDGYMCFGCAPSNPMGLHMEFYEDGDDIVAYWEPEAHYQGWLNTLHGGILTTLMDELAGWVVLRKLQTSGMTSRLDARFLKSLSTREPRLTIRGRIKDRKRNAIFIETEIYNSQDELCTRADLVYFIVTQEQATEKFHFAGCKAEGE, from the coding sequence ATGAAAAAGATTATTAATCCCTGGGAGGGATTGGATGGGTATATGTGTTTTGGCTGTGCTCCGAGTAACCCGATGGGACTTCATATGGAGTTTTATGAGGATGGTGATGATATTGTGGCTTATTGGGAGCCGGAAGCTCATTATCAGGGTTGGTTAAATACGTTGCATGGCGGAATCCTAACAACATTGATGGACGAATTGGCCGGTTGGGTGGTGCTTAGGAAGTTACAGACTTCGGGAATGACTTCACGCCTGGATGCCCGCTTTCTGAAAAGTCTTTCTACCCGTGAACCCAGGTTGACAATTCGGGGACGTATCAAAGACCGTAAACGAAATGCAATCTTTATCGAAACGGAAATCTATAATTCACAAGATGAGTTATGTACGCGTGCTGACTTGGTCTATTTTATAGTTACACAGGAACAGGCTACGGAAAAATTTCATTTTGCGGGATGCAAAGCAGAAGGTGAATAA
- the nfo gene encoding deoxyribonuclease IV, translating to MKYIGAHVSASGGVENAPVNANAIGAKAFALFTRNQRQWKSSPLTKKNISLFKERCEEFGYAAEHILPHDSYLINLGHPEAEGLQKSRDAFLDEMQRCEQLGLDRLNFHPGSHLNQMDVEDCLTRIADSINWALDQTSGVCAVLENTAGQGTNLGYTFEQLAYIIDKVEDKSRVGVCIDTAHTLAAGYDIKTVEGFTETFRHFDEVIGFSYLRGMHINDSKKDLATRVDRHDSIGKGVMGLTTFKMLMDDPRFDNIPLILETPDESIWAEEIEYLYSI from the coding sequence ATGAAGTATATTGGAGCACATGTGTCGGCATCAGGTGGAGTTGAGAATGCTCCGGTGAATGCGAATGCGATTGGGGCGAAGGCGTTTGCCTTGTTTACCCGTAATCAGCGTCAATGGAAATCTTCTCCGCTGACAAAAAAGAATATTTCCCTTTTCAAAGAACGTTGTGAGGAATTTGGTTATGCGGCAGAGCATATTCTTCCGCACGATAGTTATCTGATCAATCTGGGACATCCGGAAGCAGAAGGTTTACAGAAATCGCGGGATGCTTTCTTGGATGAGATGCAACGTTGTGAGCAATTGGGACTGGACCGTTTGAATTTCCATCCCGGAAGCCATCTGAATCAGATGGATGTGGAGGACTGTCTGACGCGCATAGCCGATTCGATCAATTGGGCGTTGGACCAGACTTCGGGTGTATGTGCCGTACTGGAAAATACTGCCGGACAGGGAACCAATCTGGGATATACCTTCGAGCAACTTGCTTATATTATCGATAAAGTAGAAGATAAATCCCGTGTCGGAGTTTGTATAGATACTGCCCATACACTGGCAGCAGGCTATGATATCAAGACTGTTGAAGGTTTTACGGAGACATTCCGTCATTTTGACGAAGTAATCGGTTTTTCTTATTTGCGTGGCATGCATATAAACGATTCCAAAAAAGATCTGGCTACCCGTGTGGATCGACATGACAGTATTGGGAAAGGAGTGATGGGATTGACTACATTTAAGATGTTGATGGATGATCCCCGGTTTGATAACATTCCTTTAATTCTGGAAACGCCGGACGAGTCTATTTGGGCAGAAGAAATTGAATATCTGTATTCTATATAA
- the nhaD gene encoding sodium:proton antiporter NhaD: protein MFILMPVIFVLGILAIALEDKIKINKAAIALFMAISLWMILMFDAYDIFVERSSPLFQEFLIQNPEMANAPLKDQFITFITNRSIVYHLGNVAETLFFVMCSMLIVDIVDKHGGFRAVTGYIRTANKRKLLWYISFAAFFFSALLDNLAAAIVIMAVLRKLVPDRTDRLKYACMVIIAANAGGSWSPIGDVTTILLWVGKNVTAMHQISHVFLPALVNLLVPLTIANFWLFKKDATLRVMSEEEMADEYTPEIPNHSRRVIFVIGVLSLALVPVFQMLTNLPPFLGVLLGLVILWFYTDIMYSKLHMHESNKLRISQLLPNIDLATIFFFLGILMAVGALETSGQLGLMSAFLDKHVHEPYLISFVIGVLSSCVDNVALVAATMGMYPIVPDAANLAPYAQFFVSDGGFWTFLAYCAVTGGSILIIGSATGVTVMGLEKIDFMYYTKRFSILALIGYCCGAGVYMLLFA, encoded by the coding sequence ATGTTTATTTTAATGCCTGTCATCTTTGTCTTAGGGATTCTTGCAATTGCGTTGGAAGATAAGATAAAGATAAATAAAGCTGCGATAGCTCTGTTTATGGCAATATCACTATGGATGATATTGATGTTTGACGCCTATGACATTTTTGTCGAACGCTCCAGTCCTTTGTTTCAGGAGTTCTTGATCCAAAATCCGGAAATGGCAAATGCCCCTCTGAAAGATCAGTTTATTACATTTATTACAAACCGTTCGATTGTTTATCATTTAGGGAATGTAGCTGAAACGCTTTTCTTTGTCATGTGTTCCATGCTGATTGTCGATATCGTGGATAAGCATGGTGGTTTCCGGGCTGTTACCGGATATATCCGTACCGCCAATAAAAGAAAATTATTGTGGTATATAAGTTTTGCCGCTTTTTTCTTTTCCGCTTTATTGGATAACTTAGCTGCTGCTATCGTCATTATGGCCGTGTTGCGGAAATTGGTTCCGGATCGGACAGATCGTTTGAAGTATGCCTGTATGGTGATTATTGCGGCTAATGCGGGTGGTTCCTGGTCTCCGATTGGCGACGTGACGACTATTTTGCTTTGGGTGGGCAAGAATGTCACAGCTATGCACCAGATTTCGCATGTGTTCCTTCCGGCATTGGTAAACTTGCTTGTACCGCTGACGATTGCCAATTTCTGGCTCTTCAAGAAAGATGCAACTTTGCGTGTGATGAGCGAGGAAGAAATGGCAGACGAATATACACCGGAAATTCCGAATCATTCGCGCCGGGTGATCTTTGTGATCGGTGTCCTTTCGCTGGCATTGGTTCCGGTCTTTCAGATGTTGACGAATCTGCCGCCCTTCTTAGGTGTTTTGCTGGGTTTGGTGATCCTGTGGTTCTATACAGATATCATGTATAGCAAACTGCATATGCACGAATCCAATAAGTTGCGTATTTCCCAATTACTTCCGAATATCGACCTGGCGACGATATTTTTCTTTTTGGGTATCCTGATGGCGGTAGGGGCGTTGGAAACTTCCGGCCAGCTGGGTTTGATGTCTGCTTTTCTGGATAAGCATGTGCATGAACCTTATCTGATCAGTTTCGTGATCGGTGTTTTGTCTTCCTGTGTGGACAACGTGGCTTTGGTTGCGGCAACGATGGGTATGTATCCGATTGTGCCGGATGCGGCCAATCTGGCTCCTTATGCCCAGTTCTTCGTATCGGATGGAGGTTTTTGGACATTCCTTGCCTACTGTGCCGTTACTGGCGGTAGTATTCTGATTATCGGTTCTGCAACCGGTGTAACGGTAATGGGATTGGAAAAGATCGATTTTATGTATTATACTAAAAGATTTTCAATTCTGGCATTGATCGGCTATTGCTGCGGTGCCGGTGTATATATGTTATTATTTGCATAA
- a CDS encoding dipeptidase: MRRTWILMAACAITLSAVEAFACTGLLVGKKASVDGSVMISYAADSHTLYGELYRWPAATWPKGAMLDIIEWDTHKPLGQIPQVEQTYSVVGNMNEHQVAITESTFGGRSELVDTTGIMDYGSLIYVTLQRSKTAREAIRIMTDLVKDYGYYSSGETFSIADKNEAWVMEMIGKGPGNKGAVWVAIRIPDDCISAHANQSRIQQIPFDDKENCIYSPDVVSFAREKGYFSGKDKDFSFQKAYCPYDFSALRGCEARVWSFFRKYDKSMDQYTDLIKGDVTKKPMPLYVKPNRLLSVQDVQNGMRDHFEGTDLDMTKDAGAGPYKVPYRWRPMTFEVDGQEYTNERAIATQQTGFVIVPQMRNWLPDAVGGILWFGVDDADMAVFTPIYCSVTASPECYRVGNGDMMNFSWTSAFWIHNWVANMAYGKYNYMIQDIRSVQQELENGYQQTIPAIDKAASELYAKNPAEAVKFLTWFSSTTADQATARWKKLGEYLLVKYMDGNVKKEENGQFKQNGYGLSEYPDFPGYDEDYYRSIVKSAGDKLKVK; this comes from the coding sequence ATGAGAAGAACATGGATTTTGATGGCAGCCTGTGCCATTACGCTTTCCGCAGTGGAAGCCTTTGCATGCACAGGACTGCTGGTAGGAAAGAAAGCTTCGGTTGACGGCTCCGTTATGATCAGCTATGCGGCAGATTCGCATACGTTATATGGTGAACTGTATCGCTGGCCGGCTGCGACTTGGCCGAAAGGGGCGATGCTGGATATCATCGAGTGGGACACCCATAAACCGTTAGGACAGATCCCGCAGGTTGAGCAGACCTATTCTGTGGTCGGCAATATGAATGAACATCAGGTTGCGATTACGGAAAGCACTTTCGGGGGCCGTTCCGAACTGGTCGACACGACCGGTATCATGGATTACGGTAGTCTGATTTATGTCACTTTGCAACGTTCCAAGACGGCGCGGGAAGCTATCCGGATTATGACTGACCTGGTGAAGGATTATGGCTACTATAGCAGTGGGGAAACGTTTTCTATTGCCGATAAGAACGAAGCTTGGGTGATGGAAATGATCGGTAAAGGTCCGGGTAATAAAGGAGCTGTCTGGGTTGCTATTCGCATTCCGGACGATTGTATTTCGGCTCATGCCAACCAATCTCGTATCCAGCAGATCCCGTTTGATGATAAGGAGAACTGCATCTATTCACCGGATGTTGTCTCTTTTGCTCGTGAAAAGGGATATTTCAGCGGCAAGGATAAGGATTTTAGTTTCCAGAAAGCCTATTGTCCGTATGATTTCAGTGCTCTGCGTGGTTGTGAAGCCCGTGTGTGGTCTTTCTTTCGCAAATATGATAAATCGATGGATCAATATACAGATTTGATCAAGGGGGATGTGACGAAGAAGCCGATGCCTTTGTATGTCAAACCTAATCGTTTGTTGTCTGTTCAGGATGTTCAGAACGGTATGCGCGACCATTTCGAAGGCACGGATTTAGATATGACGAAGGATGCTGGTGCCGGTCCTTACAAGGTTCCGTATCGTTGGCGTCCGATGACTTTCGAAGTGGACGGCCAGGAATATACGAACGAGCGTGCGATTGCTACGCAGCAGACCGGTTTTGTGATTGTTCCTCAGATGCGTAACTGGCTGCCGGATGCTGTCGGTGGTATCCTTTGGTTTGGTGTGGATGATGCGGATATGGCTGTCTTTACGCCGATCTATTGTTCGGTGACAGCTTCTCCCGAATGTTATCGTGTCGGAAACGGTGATATGATGAATTTTTCCTGGACATCCGCTTTTTGGATTCATAACTGGGTGGCTAATATGGCGTATGGCAAATATAACTATATGATTCAAGATATCCGCTCAGTTCAACAGGAGTTGGAGAACGGATATCAACAGACAATCCCGGCTATCGATAAGGCAGCATCAGAACTGTATGCCAAGAATCCGGCGGAAGCGGTCAAGTTCCTGACCTGGTTCAGTTCTACGACTGCCGACCAGGCAACGGCCCGTTGGAAGAAATTAGGAGAATATCTGTTAGTCAAATATATGGACGGTAACGTGAAGAAGGAAGAAAACGGACAATTCAAACAGAATGGTTACGGATTGTCTGAATATCCGGATTTCCCTGGCTATGACGAAGACTATTATCGTAGCATTGTAAAGAGCGCAGGTGATAAATTAAAAGTAAAATAA
- a CDS encoding porin family protein yields MKKLIVMLMLTLFSIGAYAQTQQGQSSFGFNLGYNFNDIGNATIGIDYRYCVTDAFRLTPSITHFVKNDGLNAWAIDMNAHYVFKLSEMFGFYPLAGLSLSFWKASVGNFSVNETRFGANIGLGGEVYATDRISVGLEAKYNIIKDLDAAALAVRVGYNF; encoded by the coding sequence ATGAAAAAATTAATTGTTATGTTGATGCTGACGCTGTTCAGTATAGGTGCGTATGCACAGACGCAGCAAGGTCAATCCTCGTTTGGTTTCAACTTAGGTTATAATTTTAATGATATCGGCAATGCTACTATCGGCATCGATTATCGTTATTGTGTAACGGATGCGTTTCGTTTGACCCCGTCTATTACTCATTTTGTAAAGAATGATGGTCTGAATGCATGGGCGATCGATATGAATGCTCATTATGTGTTTAAATTGAGTGAGATGTTCGGCTTTTACCCGTTGGCCGGGTTGAGCCTTTCGTTTTGGAAAGCCAGCGTAGGTAATTTTAGTGTTAATGAAACTCGTTTCGGTGCTAATATTGGCTTGGGCGGTGAAGTGTATGCGACGGATCGGATATCTGTCGGGTTGGAAGCTAAATATAATATAATAAAGGATTTGGATGCCGCAGCATTAGCTGTCCGCGTTGGATACAATTTCTAA
- a CDS encoding HAD family hydrolase, whose translation MEQQFMKTAFFDFDGVVVDTEPIYDIYWNEAGERYQTGIPNFASHIKGTTLPYILDKYFSDRSEEFKEMVTRESMDFEQKMPFPPVPGAMEFIHLLKGKGVKVGLVTSSDNAKLERAFRLLKLDNLFDTVVSADRITKGKPDPMCYQLAASDLHVSPADCLVFEDSFAGIQAGTNAGMRVIGLSTTNSEESLKDKVYQVIPDFQNITFEEYQKW comes from the coding sequence ATGGAACAACAGTTTATGAAGACTGCCTTTTTTGATTTCGACGGTGTGGTTGTAGACACAGAACCTATTTACGATATTTACTGGAATGAAGCGGGAGAACGCTATCAGACGGGAATCCCCAATTTCGCATCCCATATCAAAGGGACGACATTACCTTATATATTGGATAAGTATTTCTCCGACCGGTCTGAAGAATTTAAAGAAATGGTAACCCGCGAATCAATGGATTTCGAACAGAAAATGCCTTTTCCACCGGTTCCGGGTGCAATGGAGTTTATCCACCTTTTGAAGGGTAAAGGGGTAAAAGTCGGTTTGGTCACCAGTTCCGACAATGCCAAATTGGAACGGGCTTTCCGCCTTTTGAAACTCGACAATCTGTTCGATACGGTTGTGAGCGCTGACCGGATTACAAAAGGGAAACCGGACCCGATGTGTTATCAGCTTGCCGCCTCCGATCTGCATGTATCACCTGCCGACTGCTTGGTATTTGAAGATTCTTTTGCCGGAATACAAGCCGGGACCAATGCGGGTATGCGGGTTATCGGACTTAGCACGACCAATTCCGAAGAGTCTTTGAAGGACAAGGTATATCAGGTCATACCCGATTTCCAAAACATTACGTTCGAAGAATATCAGAAATGGTAG